A window from Armatimonas rosea encodes these proteins:
- a CDS encoding SRPBCC family protein: MRFHFEQHFPASQEEAFAFHADPANLALLHADRPGFRLLNHDGHVRPGATTYFEVTVCRILPVVFGFRQHLYEPPYRFGEERLHGPFRVFTHVHTFDPTPTGLLAKDDLDLQLPWYYGGEVAMRFLIAPMITQVFTRRQQALLRVLGQRP; this comes from the coding sequence ATGCGCTTCCACTTTGAACAGCACTTCCCCGCCTCGCAAGAAGAAGCGTTTGCCTTCCACGCCGACCCTGCCAACCTGGCCCTACTGCACGCCGACCGGCCAGGCTTTCGTCTCTTGAACCATGACGGGCATGTCCGCCCGGGCGCAACAACCTACTTCGAGGTGACCGTTTGTCGTATCCTCCCGGTTGTCTTCGGGTTTCGGCAGCATCTGTACGAGCCGCCCTATCGTTTTGGAGAAGAGCGACTCCACGGTCCCTTTCGTGTCTTCACGCATGTCCACACCTTCGACCCGACACCTACCGGCCTGCTCGCCAAGGACGATCTGGATCTACAGCTGCCGTGGTACTACGGGGGAGAGGTCGCCATGCGCTTCCTGATCGCCCCCATGATCACCCAAGTCTTCACCCGGCGGCAGCAGGCCCTGCTCCGTGTGCTGGGGCAACGCCCGTGA
- a CDS encoding fumarylacetoacetate hydrolase family protein: MKLALPTSFPSFRDFYAFEAHVKNARKKRGLEMIPEWYDAPVFYFSNPASIVGNSAPIKKPAETQELDYELEWAVVIGKEGRDIPVEEADNHIQGFTILNDWSMRDIQRHEMKVGLGPAKGKDFATSVGPELVTPDELVDRIIDTSRGNRYDLWMEVSVNGERRGRGSTKDMNWTFAELIAAASRNTVLKPGDLIGSGTVGTGCLVEFPEGSWPWLQVGDVVRLEIENLGVLENTIV; encoded by the coding sequence ATGAAACTTGCTCTGCCAACATCGTTTCCCTCCTTCCGGGACTTCTATGCCTTTGAGGCGCATGTCAAGAACGCGCGCAAGAAGCGTGGCCTGGAGATGATCCCGGAGTGGTACGATGCGCCGGTGTTCTACTTCTCCAACCCGGCTAGTATCGTCGGCAATAGCGCCCCGATCAAGAAGCCCGCCGAGACCCAGGAGCTGGACTACGAGCTGGAGTGGGCCGTGGTGATTGGCAAAGAGGGCAGAGACATCCCGGTGGAGGAGGCCGATAACCACATCCAAGGCTTCACGATCCTCAACGACTGGTCGATGCGCGACATCCAGCGCCACGAGATGAAAGTCGGGCTGGGGCCGGCCAAGGGGAAGGACTTCGCCACCAGTGTTGGGCCAGAGCTAGTCACCCCCGATGAACTCGTGGATAGGATTATCGACACCAGTCGGGGCAACCGCTACGATCTCTGGATGGAGGTCAGTGTCAATGGCGAGCGCCGGGGGCGCGGCTCGACCAAGGACATGAACTGGACCTTCGCGGAGCTGATCGCCGCCGCCAGCCGCAACACGGTTCTCAAGCCCGGCGACCTGATCGGCTCAGGGACGGTCGGGACGGGCTGCTTGGTCGAGTTCCCTGAGGGCTCGTGGCCGTGGCTACAAGTGGGCGATGTGGTGCGCCTGGAGATCGAGAACCTCGGTGTCTTGGAAAACACCATCGTCTGA
- a CDS encoding peptidylprolyl isomerase: MDPRQTPKTRRHPLAIVETTKGIFKIVLYPEICPKTVENFVKLAKKGFYNGLKFHRVEPGFVIQGGDPNGDGTGGPGWSIPNEHNGPLRHNRGAVAMANAGRDTAGSQFYVVISKPAPNLDAKEPDGMSKYTIFGQVATGQNIAEKIQVGDKILSIKIVE; the protein is encoded by the coding sequence ATGGATCCGCGTCAAACCCCCAAGACCCGCCGACATCCTCTGGCGATTGTCGAGACAACCAAGGGAATCTTCAAGATCGTCCTCTACCCGGAGATCTGCCCCAAGACCGTTGAGAACTTTGTTAAGCTGGCAAAGAAGGGCTTCTACAATGGCCTCAAGTTCCACCGGGTCGAGCCCGGCTTTGTCATCCAAGGCGGCGATCCCAACGGCGATGGCACCGGCGGCCCGGGCTGGTCGATCCCCAACGAGCACAATGGCCCGCTTCGGCACAACCGTGGTGCGGTCGCCATGGCCAATGCGGGACGAGACACCGCCGGGAGCCAGTTCTACGTTGTCATCAGCAAGCCCGCCCCCAACCTCGATGCGAAAGAGCCCGATGGGATGAGTAAGTACACCATCTTTGGCCAGGTCGCTACCGGGCAGAATATCGCCGAGAAGATTCAGGTTGGGGACAAGATCCTCAGCATCAAGATCGTGGAGTAA